The following coding sequences lie in one Pseudomonas sp. B33.4 genomic window:
- the atpB gene encoding F0F1 ATP synthase subunit A, whose amino-acid sequence MAETTASGYIQHHLQNLTFGQLPNGGWGFAHTAAEAKEMGFWAFHVDTLGWSVALGLIFVLLFRMAAKKATSGQPGALQNFVEVLVEFVDGSVKDSFHGRSPVIAPLALTIFVWVFLMNAVDLVPVDWIPQLAILITGDHHIPFRAVSTTDPNATLGMAFSVFALIIFYSIKVKGLGGFIGELTLHPFGSKNIFVQALLIPVNFLLEFVTLIAKPISLALRLFGNMYAGELVFILIAVMFGSGLLWLSGLGVVLQWAWAVFHILIITLQAFIFMMLTIVYLSMAHEENH is encoded by the coding sequence ATGGCAGAAACAACCGCTTCGGGCTATATCCAGCACCACTTGCAGAACCTGACCTTCGGTCAGCTACCTAACGGCGGCTGGGGCTTTGCCCATACCGCAGCAGAAGCCAAAGAAATGGGCTTCTGGGCTTTCCACGTCGATACTCTCGGCTGGTCGGTCGCGTTGGGTCTGATCTTCGTACTTCTTTTCCGCATGGCGGCAAAGAAAGCGACTTCGGGTCAGCCGGGTGCTTTGCAGAACTTCGTTGAAGTATTGGTCGAATTCGTCGATGGCAGCGTGAAAGACAGCTTCCATGGCCGTAGCCCGGTGATTGCACCGCTGGCACTGACCATCTTCGTCTGGGTGTTCCTGATGAACGCCGTCGACCTGGTACCGGTCGACTGGATTCCTCAGCTGGCCATCCTGATCACCGGCGACCACCACATCCCGTTCCGTGCCGTGTCGACTACCGACCCGAACGCGACGCTGGGCATGGCGTTCTCGGTTTTCGCACTGATCATTTTCTATAGCATCAAGGTCAAGGGCCTCGGCGGCTTCATCGGCGAGCTGACCCTGCACCCGTTCGGCAGCAAGAACATCTTCGTTCAAGCGCTGCTGATCCCGGTGAACTTCCTGCTGGAATTCGTGACCCTGATCGCCAAACCGATCTCTCTGGCTCTGCGTCTGTTCGGCAACATGTATGCCGGCGAGCTGGTGTTCATTCTGATCGCTGTGATGTTCGGCAGCGGTCTGCTCTGGCTGAGCGGCCTGGGCGTTGTTCTGCAGTGGGCGTGGGCTGTGTTCCACATCCTGATCATCACCCTGCAGGCGTTCATCTTCATGATGCTGACCATCGTCTACCTGTCGATGGCGCACGAAGAAAACCATTAA
- a CDS encoding F0F1 ATP synthase subunit I translates to METRKPNRLPFHRLAVFPVLMAQFVILLIAALALWQWHGVVAGYSGLCGGLIALLPNVYFAHKAFRFSGARAAQSIVRSFYAGEAGKLILTAVLFALVFAGVKPLAPIAVFGAFVLTQSVSWFAPLLMRTRLSRP, encoded by the coding sequence ATGGAAACCCGCAAGCCAAACCGCCTGCCGTTCCATCGCCTGGCGGTTTTTCCGGTGTTGATGGCTCAATTTGTCATTTTGCTCATTGCCGCTTTGGCGCTCTGGCAGTGGCATGGAGTCGTTGCCGGATACTCGGGACTTTGCGGAGGCCTGATAGCCTTGCTGCCCAATGTTTATTTCGCTCACAAGGCATTTCGGTTTTCCGGCGCCCGAGCAGCCCAGTCCATCGTTCGGTCTTTTTATGCCGGCGAGGCAGGCAAACTGATTTTGACGGCAGTGCTCTTTGCACTGGTGTTTGCAGGTGTGAAGCCACTGGCGCCGATAGCTGTATTCGGCGCGTTCGTGCTGACTCAGTCGGTCAGCTGGTTCGCTCCCCTGCTGATGAGAACAAGACTTTCGAGACCTTAG
- a CDS encoding ParB/RepB/Spo0J family partition protein, whose amino-acid sequence MAVKKRGLGRGLDALLSGPTVSALEEQAAQADTRELQHLPLDLLQRGKYQPRRDMDPQALEELAASIKAQGVMQPIVVRPIGGGRFEIIAGERRWRASQQAGQETIPAMVRDVPDETAIAIALIENIQREDLNPIEEAVALQRLQQEFQLTQQQVAEAVGKSRVTVANLLRLIALPEVIKTMLSHGDLEMGHARALLGLPDNQQVEGARHVVARGLTVRQTEALVRQWLSGKPEPLEATKPDPDIARLEQRLAERLGSAVQIRHGKKGKGQLVIGYNSLDELQGVLAHIR is encoded by the coding sequence GCTGAGTGGTCCAACCGTCAGCGCGCTGGAAGAACAAGCCGCGCAAGCTGACACCCGTGAATTGCAGCACTTGCCGCTGGACCTGCTGCAGCGCGGCAAATACCAGCCGCGCCGGGACATGGATCCGCAGGCGCTGGAAGAACTGGCGGCGTCGATCAAGGCCCAAGGCGTGATGCAGCCGATCGTGGTGCGCCCTATTGGCGGTGGCCGCTTCGAGATCATCGCCGGTGAACGTCGCTGGCGTGCGAGTCAGCAAGCCGGGCAGGAAACCATCCCGGCGATGGTCCGCGATGTGCCGGATGAAACTGCAATCGCCATTGCGCTGATCGAGAACATCCAGCGCGAAGACCTCAACCCGATCGAGGAAGCGGTGGCCCTGCAGCGTTTGCAGCAGGAATTCCAGCTCACTCAGCAGCAGGTTGCCGAGGCTGTGGGTAAGTCCCGCGTCACTGTGGCTAACCTTTTGCGGCTTATTGCACTGCCGGAAGTCATCAAGACCATGCTGTCCCACGGCGACCTGGAAATGGGTCATGCCCGTGCTTTGCTCGGTCTGCCGGACAATCAGCAGGTGGAAGGGGCGCGACATGTTGTCGCACGCGGCCTCACCGTGCGCCAAACTGAGGCACTGGTTCGCCAGTGGTTGAGTGGCAAACCGGAGCCTTTGGAAGCGACCAAACCCGACCCGGATATCGCCCGTCTCGAACAGCGTCTGGCCGAGCGCCTAGGCTCTGCGGTGCAGATTCGCCATGGCAAGAAGGGAAAGGGTCAGTTGGTGATCGGTTATAACTCCCTCGATGAGCTTCAAGGTGTGCTCGCACACATCCGCTGA